The following coding sequences are from one Nitrospira sp. CR1.1 window:
- a CDS encoding penicillin-binding protein, whose protein sequence is MASTAFRGRRIVVACGLVVAFVLVIVRLVNLQVMQSAELTVKADRQHQKNVTLEGARGTIYDRNSKVLAMNMDVPSVFGVPASLGNPGVAARNLSSILHVKAAELEKKLKQEKHFVWLARKLEPEQGRRLERLGLDGVGVVMEGRRFYPKGPLLSHVLGFAGMDDRGLEGVELRYEQYLRGEKRAVVLQRDALGRAVFPKGLNEEGAAAGHSLTLTVDEVAQYIAEKELDEAVTRSNAKSGTIIVMDPRTGAVLAMAVSPRFDPNTVGALVPDRWRNRALTDTYEPGSTMKAVIAAAALEEKVMTPGSMIYGENGQFAIANTIIHDHEKAGWMTFAQMIQKSSNIGAAKVGMALGEWRVFDYLKEFGFGDKSGIDLPGETAGLLRGPRQWGKRSLASISMGQEVGVTPLQMVTAMSAIANGGVLMKPYVVSEIRNAKGQLVAQNMPQAKRRVISADTARTLTTLLEGVVTHGTGGKAAIPGFRVAGKTGTAQKVDPRTGKYSSTLLVGSFLGYVPAEDPRLAMIVVIDEPRGEAWGGVVAAPVFRRVGEQVLNYLGVAVDEPVKLAMAGLES, encoded by the coding sequence GTGGCTTCGACCGCCTTTCGTGGGCGCCGAATCGTGGTGGCCTGCGGGTTGGTGGTCGCGTTTGTCCTGGTGATCGTCCGCCTCGTGAATCTTCAGGTGATGCAATCGGCGGAGTTGACCGTCAAGGCCGATCGGCAACATCAGAAGAATGTCACGCTGGAGGGAGCGCGCGGCACAATTTACGATCGCAACAGCAAGGTCCTGGCAATGAATATGGATGTGCCGTCCGTGTTCGGAGTGCCTGCCTCGCTCGGCAACCCGGGAGTGGCGGCGCGCAATCTCTCGTCGATTCTGCATGTGAAGGCGGCGGAACTCGAAAAAAAGTTGAAGCAGGAAAAGCATTTCGTCTGGCTGGCGAGGAAGCTGGAGCCGGAACAGGGACGCCGGCTTGAACGACTTGGGCTCGACGGGGTCGGCGTGGTGATGGAGGGGCGGCGATTTTATCCGAAGGGGCCGCTGCTGTCGCATGTGCTGGGATTTGCCGGGATGGATGATCGCGGCCTGGAAGGGGTGGAGCTGCGGTACGAACAATATCTGCGCGGCGAAAAGCGGGCCGTCGTGTTGCAGCGGGATGCGCTGGGGCGCGCCGTCTTCCCCAAGGGCCTGAATGAGGAAGGGGCCGCGGCTGGACATAGCCTCACGCTGACGGTCGATGAGGTGGCGCAGTATATTGCCGAGAAAGAGCTGGATGAGGCGGTCACTCGATCCAATGCCAAGTCCGGCACGATCATTGTGATGGATCCCAGGACCGGCGCCGTGCTGGCTATGGCCGTGAGTCCGCGATTCGATCCCAATACGGTCGGCGCGCTGGTTCCCGATCGATGGCGTAACCGCGCCTTGACCGACACCTACGAACCGGGCTCGACGATGAAGGCTGTCATTGCAGCTGCGGCGTTGGAAGAGAAGGTCATGACTCCGGGCAGCATGATTTATGGCGAAAACGGGCAGTTTGCGATTGCGAATACGATCATCCATGACCATGAGAAAGCCGGGTGGATGACGTTTGCGCAGATGATTCAAAAGTCGAGCAATATCGGCGCCGCCAAGGTGGGCATGGCGCTGGGAGAATGGCGGGTCTTCGACTATTTGAAGGAGTTCGGCTTCGGAGACAAAAGCGGCATTGATCTGCCGGGTGAAACCGCCGGGTTGCTGCGAGGGCCCCGCCAATGGGGCAAACGTTCTTTGGCCTCCATTTCCATGGGACAGGAGGTTGGCGTCACGCCATTACAAATGGTGACGGCGATGTCGGCCATCGCTAATGGCGGCGTCCTCATGAAACCCTATGTGGTCTCGGAGATTCGCAACGCGAAGGGACAATTGGTCGCGCAGAATATGCCCCAAGCCAAACGGCGTGTCATCTCCGCCGATACGGCCAGGACATTGACGACGCTTTTGGAGGGCGTGGTGACCCACGGGACAGGCGGGAAGGCGGCCATCCCGGGCTTTCGAGTGGCCGGCAAGACCGGAACCGCTCAGAAGGTTGATCCCCGCACCGGCAAATATTCCTCCACCCTTTTGGTCGGATCGTTTCTCGGGTACGTCCCCGCGGAAGATCCCCGGCTGGCCATGATTGTGGTGATCGATGAACCGCGCGGAGAAGCCTGGGGTGGTGTTGTCGCAGCCCCGGTGTTCCGTCGAGTCGGAGAGCAGGTGCTCAATTATCTGGGGGTTGCAGTGGACGAACCGGTTAAGCTGGCGATGGCCGGGCTGGAATCCTGA
- the rsmH gene encoding 16S rRNA (cytosine(1402)-N(4))-methyltransferase RsmH yields MNSARGSHEPVLVDEILFWLQCKPGGIYVDCTLGYAGLATRILHHTAPDGILIGIDRDAAALEESRTRLQGVMSRVHLRHGNFSELTTLVAQTGLQHVDGVVFDLGVSSPQLDRPERGFSFRDDGPLDMRMDQREGRTAADLIRDLSERELADVIYQLGEERYSRRIARAIVQARMQCAIGTTRELAAVVEHAVPASYRHGRIHCATRTFQALRIAVNRELEVLEPALRDAVATVAPGGRVCVVSFHSLEDRIVKHTFRALANGPEASVKVLTKKPVIASESECDHNPRSRSAKLRVVERKSKESMQ; encoded by the coding sequence ATGAATTCTGCTCGCGGTTCCCATGAGCCGGTTTTGGTCGACGAGATCTTGTTCTGGCTGCAGTGCAAACCAGGTGGAATTTACGTGGACTGCACTCTCGGATATGCAGGGCTCGCTACCAGGATTCTCCATCACACTGCTCCAGATGGCATTCTCATCGGGATCGATCGCGATGCGGCCGCGCTCGAAGAATCTCGCACGCGCCTGCAAGGTGTCATGTCCCGGGTGCATCTCCGGCATGGAAACTTTTCTGAGCTTACAACGCTCGTGGCCCAGACCGGACTCCAACATGTGGATGGTGTGGTCTTCGATCTCGGCGTCTCTTCGCCGCAACTCGATCGTCCGGAGCGCGGATTCAGTTTTCGTGATGATGGACCATTGGACATGCGCATGGATCAGCGCGAGGGCCGCACGGCGGCCGACCTCATTCGTGATTTGTCGGAACGCGAATTGGCTGACGTGATCTATCAGCTCGGCGAAGAGCGGTATTCGCGAAGAATCGCCCGCGCGATTGTGCAGGCGAGAATGCAATGCGCAATCGGGACGACGCGGGAATTGGCGGCGGTGGTGGAACACGCGGTGCCGGCTTCCTACCGCCATGGGCGGATCCATTGCGCCACGCGAACGTTTCAGGCGTTGCGGATTGCCGTGAACCGGGAGTTGGAAGTGCTCGAACCGGCACTGCGCGATGCCGTTGCTACTGTGGCGCCTGGGGGGCGGGTCTGCGTCGTGTCGTTTCATTCGCTTGAAGACAGAATTGTGAAACATACGTTTCGGGCGCTGGCAAATGGCCCCGAGGCTTCAGTGAAGGTGCTGACAAAAAAACCGGTCATCGCTTCGGAGAGCGAGTGTGACCATAACCCGCGGTCGCGCAGCGCAAAGCTGCGTGTCGTGGAGCGCAAGTCCAAGGAGTCTATGCAATGA
- the asnS gene encoding asparagine--tRNA ligase: MPVIYIDEAAAHAGQDVTIRGWLRSRRDKGKLHFLIVRDGTGDIQAVVSKGAVGDEQFTHSAELTQESSVVLTGTLRQDARAPGGYELDVKHLAVVQVAEPFPIQPKEHGTGFLMEHRHLWLRSSRQHAVLRIRHEIIRACRNFFDDRGFTLVDAPIFTPNACEGTTTLFQTQYFEETAYLTQSGQLYSEATAAAFGKVYCFGPTFRAEKSKTRRHLMEFWMVEPEVAFAELPDMMDLAEQFLSHIVAAVLKTRRAELQVLERDLAKLERVTAPFPRITYEEAVDILQRKGHPAKSGDDFGAEDETILSKEFDRPVIVHRYPAALKAFYMETDPARPDLALCMDVLAPEGYGEIIGGGQRIHQHEKLLARIQEQHLPVEAFQWYLDLRRFGSVPHAGFGMGIERAVAWICGLEHVRETIPFPRMLYRLYP; encoded by the coding sequence ATGCCCGTGATCTATATCGACGAAGCTGCGGCTCACGCAGGACAGGACGTCACGATTCGCGGATGGCTCCGCAGCCGGCGCGATAAGGGGAAGCTCCATTTTCTGATTGTGCGGGACGGGACCGGCGATATCCAGGCGGTCGTGAGCAAAGGCGCGGTTGGGGACGAGCAGTTTACTCATTCGGCCGAGCTTACGCAGGAGTCGAGCGTCGTCCTGACCGGCACGTTACGGCAGGATGCGCGCGCCCCGGGCGGGTACGAACTTGATGTGAAGCATCTCGCGGTCGTGCAGGTCGCGGAACCGTTTCCGATTCAGCCCAAAGAGCACGGTACAGGATTTCTGATGGAGCATCGGCACCTCTGGCTGCGTTCCAGCCGCCAGCATGCCGTGCTACGTATTCGGCATGAGATCATTCGCGCCTGCCGGAACTTTTTCGATGATCGCGGTTTCACGCTGGTCGACGCGCCGATCTTTACACCCAATGCCTGTGAAGGCACTACCACGCTGTTTCAGACGCAATATTTTGAGGAGACGGCCTATTTGACGCAAAGCGGCCAGCTGTACAGTGAAGCCACCGCCGCAGCTTTTGGAAAGGTGTATTGCTTCGGGCCGACGTTCCGCGCGGAAAAATCCAAGACGCGCCGGCATCTGATGGAGTTCTGGATGGTCGAACCGGAAGTGGCGTTTGCGGAGCTGCCGGACATGATGGATCTCGCCGAACAGTTTCTCTCGCATATCGTGGCTGCTGTGCTGAAGACGCGCCGTGCCGAATTGCAGGTGTTGGAGCGGGATCTCGCCAAGCTGGAGCGTGTGACGGCGCCGTTTCCACGCATCACATATGAGGAAGCCGTGGATATCCTTCAGCGGAAAGGACATCCCGCAAAGTCGGGAGATGATTTTGGCGCGGAAGACGAAACTATTCTGTCGAAAGAATTCGATCGCCCCGTCATCGTGCATCGGTATCCCGCCGCCCTGAAAGCCTTCTATATGGAGACCGATCCGGCTCGACCCGATCTCGCGCTCTGCATGGATGTGTTGGCTCCCGAAGGGTATGGAGAAATCATCGGCGGCGGGCAGCGCATTCATCAACACGAGAAACTATTGGCGCGCATACAGGAACAGCATCTTCCGGTAGAGGCGTTTCAATGGTATCTCGATCTGCGCCGGTTCGGTTCTGTTCCTCATGCCGGATTTGGAATGGGCATTGAGCGCGCCGTGGCGTGGATCTGCGGGTTGGAGCATGTGCGGGAGACGATACCCTTTCCCCGGATGTTGTATCGCTTATATCCATAG
- a CDS encoding YajQ family cyclic di-GMP-binding protein: MADQSSFDVVSEVNMQEMKNVVDQATKEIKQRFDFKDSKTELTLKEKEKELVVLSDDEYKLNAVIEIIKSKCVKRGVSLKAFDYGRIEEALGATVRQVIKIQSGIASEKAKEITKAVKESKLKVQAQIQGEQVRVISKSKDDLQAAIAFLKGKDFGIDLQFTNYR, translated from the coding sequence GTGGCTGACCAATCATCATTCGATGTCGTGTCGGAAGTGAATATGCAGGAAATGAAAAACGTCGTCGATCAGGCGACCAAGGAGATCAAGCAGCGGTTCGACTTCAAGGACTCCAAGACCGAGCTGACGTTGAAGGAGAAGGAAAAGGAACTCGTCGTGCTCTCCGACGATGAGTATAAGCTCAATGCGGTCATTGAAATCATCAAGAGCAAATGCGTGAAGCGCGGAGTTTCACTGAAGGCATTCGACTACGGCAGGATCGAGGAGGCGCTCGGGGCCACGGTCCGTCAAGTGATCAAGATTCAAAGCGGGATCGCTTCGGAGAAGGCCAAGGAGATTACCAAGGCCGTCAAAGAATCCAAGCTGAAAGTCCAGGCGCAGATCCAGGGTGAACAGGTGCGGGTGATCAGCAAGAGCAAGGATGATCTGCAAGCGGCCATTGCGTTCCTTAAAGGAAAAGATTTTGGGATTGATTTGCAGTTCACCAACTACCGCTAG
- a CDS encoding carbon starvation protein A: MKLAVVLFWALLSILAAVALAHVVGVVNPHEKVNGLWLVVAAACIYVLAYRFYGRWLARRVVHLDNTRLTPAVRLNDGVNFHPTNRVVLFGHHFAAIAGAGPLLGPVLAAQFGFLPGFLWLVIGAVLAGAVQDFIILVASMRRNGRSLPEIAHDELGSITGTATAVAVLFIVVVALAGLGFAVVNALYHNAWGTFTIAMTIPIGFIMGFYLQKFRPGAVAEVSVIGLVFLVGAVLFGRVVGQSSYAWLFEFEKPALVWLLAGYGFIASVLPGWMLLVPRGYLSTFMKLGVVFLLGLGVILMAPTIEMPRLTSFANGGGPIIPGTLFPFLFITIACGAVSGFHSLVSSGTTPKMIEQESQAVVGYAAMLLESFVGVMALIAASVLIPGDYLAINTMLSAETLTAMGFAPSRIAELSQLVEVNVAGRPGGAVSLAVGMASIFAALPGMAGLMAYWYQFALVFEALFILTTIDTGTRVARYLIQEMAGRVYAPFRQMNWQPGVLLSSAVVVGSWAYLIGTGSISTIWPMFGAANQLLGTLALCIGTTVLIKMWKAPYLWVTALPMLFVGGITLAGSYEMFWMFLTKAATLAAGQAFALYLDAVLVAVVAILGIVVLSDSLKQWYGYVVLKRPFSSSEVIATAGGGSAGRAQTAIHHHDDRTFKLPHGGGCC, translated from the coding sequence ATGAAATTAGCCGTTGTGCTGTTCTGGGCGCTGCTCTCGATCCTCGCGGCTGTGGCGCTTGCCCATGTCGTCGGCGTCGTCAATCCTCACGAAAAAGTGAACGGCTTATGGCTGGTCGTGGCGGCGGCCTGCATCTATGTCTTGGCCTATCGCTTCTACGGTCGCTGGCTGGCGCGTCGCGTCGTGCACTTGGATAACACCCGTCTGACGCCGGCCGTGCGGTTGAACGACGGGGTGAACTTCCATCCCACAAATAGAGTCGTCCTGTTCGGCCACCACTTCGCGGCGATTGCGGGCGCGGGTCCTTTGCTCGGGCCGGTGCTGGCGGCGCAGTTCGGGTTTCTCCCCGGCTTTCTCTGGCTGGTGATCGGTGCGGTTTTGGCGGGGGCGGTGCAGGATTTTATTATTCTCGTCGCCTCGATGCGGCGCAATGGCCGCTCGTTGCCGGAGATCGCACATGATGAACTGGGGTCCATTACCGGCACGGCAACAGCGGTGGCGGTCCTGTTTATTGTGGTGGTCGCGCTGGCCGGGCTCGGCTTCGCGGTGGTGAATGCGCTCTACCATAACGCGTGGGGCACCTTTACGATTGCCATGACGATTCCCATCGGGTTCATCATGGGGTTTTATCTCCAGAAGTTTCGTCCGGGCGCGGTCGCCGAAGTGTCCGTGATCGGCCTGGTGTTCCTGGTTGGGGCGGTGCTGTTCGGGCGCGTCGTCGGGCAATCGTCCTATGCCTGGTTGTTCGAGTTCGAGAAGCCGGCGCTTGTCTGGCTGCTGGCCGGGTATGGATTCATCGCTTCGGTATTGCCGGGGTGGATGTTGCTGGTGCCGCGCGGGTATCTCTCAACCTTCATGAAACTCGGCGTGGTGTTTCTGCTCGGGCTTGGCGTGATTCTCATGGCGCCGACGATTGAGATGCCGCGCCTGACCTCATTTGCTAACGGGGGAGGACCGATTATTCCCGGCACCTTGTTCCCCTTTCTGTTCATTACGATCGCCTGCGGCGCCGTATCGGGCTTTCACTCGCTGGTGTCTTCCGGGACGACCCCCAAGATGATTGAACAAGAGTCCCAGGCGGTGGTGGGGTATGCGGCGATGTTGTTGGAAAGTTTCGTCGGCGTCATGGCGTTGATTGCGGCGTCGGTGCTGATTCCTGGCGATTATCTGGCCATCAATACGATGCTCTCCGCAGAGACGCTGACGGCGATGGGGTTTGCGCCATCCCGCATTGCGGAGTTGTCGCAGTTGGTCGAAGTGAATGTCGCGGGGCGGCCGGGTGGTGCGGTCTCACTGGCCGTGGGCATGGCGTCAATTTTTGCCGCGTTGCCAGGTATGGCCGGGCTGATGGCCTATTGGTATCAATTCGCGCTGGTGTTCGAGGCGCTGTTCATTCTGACGACGATCGATACGGGGACGCGTGTCGCGCGGTATCTGATTCAGGAAATGGCCGGGCGTGTCTATGCGCCATTTCGACAGATGAACTGGCAGCCTGGCGTGCTGCTGAGTAGTGCTGTTGTCGTGGGGTCCTGGGCCTACTTGATCGGAACCGGCAGCATTTCCACCATTTGGCCGATGTTCGGTGCCGCCAATCAATTGCTGGGCACGCTGGCGCTCTGTATCGGCACGACGGTATTGATCAAGATGTGGAAGGCGCCGTATCTCTGGGTGACGGCCCTCCCCATGTTGTTTGTGGGAGGCATTACGCTGGCCGGCTCGTATGAGATGTTCTGGATGTTCCTGACGAAGGCGGCGACGCTGGCGGCAGGGCAGGCCTTCGCGCTCTATCTCGACGCCGTGCTCGTTGCGGTCGTGGCGATTCTGGGGATCGTCGTCTTGAGCGACAGCCTGAAGCAGTGGTATGGGTATGTGGTTCTGAAGCGCCCATTCAGCAGCAGCGAAGTCATCGCCACTGCCGGCGGCGGATCGGCTGGTCGCGCGCAGACGGCGATTCACCATCATGATGACCGCACGTTCAAGCTGCCGCATGGCGGCGGCTGCTGTTAG
- a CDS encoding glutathione S-transferase family protein, protein MLTLIQLPWSPFCITVRHILERHGILFRLRNIRYHERASIIQATNGRGHTVPCIVDGKHAICDRTDFGQDVARYIDRRFKLDLFPKELEGLQLILSRYIETDLEMVGFKVNDTYVIPSRPLVERVMLIRHKERKFGKGCVQEWTSHRKYLSTQFAELLLPIDHMLASSAYLLSDRPLFVDYNLYGVIGNYLFNGKTKLPKLTHLRRWQHRMGQSN, encoded by the coding sequence ATGCTCACCCTGATCCAGCTTCCTTGGTCGCCGTTCTGCATCACGGTGCGGCATATCCTTGAACGGCACGGCATCCTATTTCGCCTTCGCAACATCCGCTATCACGAGCGGGCTTCCATTATCCAAGCTACAAATGGGCGTGGCCATACGGTACCCTGCATCGTCGACGGGAAACACGCGATCTGCGACCGCACAGATTTTGGGCAGGACGTTGCGCGCTATATCGACCGACGCTTCAAGCTCGACCTCTTCCCGAAGGAGCTCGAAGGCCTTCAGCTGATTCTATCCCGCTATATTGAGACCGACCTGGAGATGGTGGGATTCAAAGTGAACGATACCTACGTGATTCCCTCCCGACCACTGGTCGAGCGCGTCATGCTGATCCGTCACAAGGAGCGAAAGTTCGGAAAGGGCTGCGTTCAGGAATGGACCAGTCACCGGAAATATCTCTCTACTCAATTTGCCGAACTCCTGTTGCCGATCGACCACATGCTGGCCTCGTCTGCCTATTTGCTCTCCGACCGGCCCTTGTTCGTCGATTACAACCTGTACGGTGTGATCGGAAACTATCTTTTCAACGGCAAAACGAAGTTGCCCAAGCTGACACACTTGCGCCGTTGGCAACACAGGATGGGGCAATCCAACTGA
- a CDS encoding alpha/beta fold hydrolase: MRALTWVLGLVVALAAGGALYQISGMVLDRQQYPPPGQMVDIGGHRLHLYCLGTGSPTVVLEAAAPGWSLSWSTVHQQLARTTRVCAYDRAGLGWSERGPLPRTGQRMARELHRLLERAGISGPYVLVGHALGGLVVRLYQHDYPKEVVGMVLVDAGHELEMRQAEFRLFANIEKSRLPAIRAMTMLGISRLMASYDQLPPLLIGQEEKVTREVRPMLRAGWLRTGYYSTLSDEHDGLIETLEQVRHSGSLGDLPLVVVTATGPTWRPDMPGQVNPAKFRKMWGDLQQDLTKLSTNSRQVFADQSGHFIQFDQPALVSETIRQMVSTIRQPSKNR; encoded by the coding sequence ATGCGCGCACTCACATGGGTCCTCGGTCTGGTCGTCGCACTGGCGGCCGGAGGCGCCCTCTATCAAATTTCCGGCATGGTGCTCGATCGGCAACAGTATCCGCCTCCCGGCCAAATGGTCGACATAGGAGGACACCGGTTGCACCTCTATTGCCTTGGAACAGGAAGTCCGACGGTGGTGCTGGAGGCGGCTGCACCCGGCTGGTCGCTGTCTTGGAGCACGGTGCACCAGCAGCTTGCCAGGACGACCCGCGTCTGCGCGTATGATCGCGCCGGCCTCGGGTGGAGCGAGCGCGGACCACTGCCGCGCACGGGACAACGGATGGCGCGTGAACTTCATCGCCTCCTGGAGCGCGCCGGCATCTCCGGTCCTTATGTGCTCGTCGGGCATGCTCTCGGCGGTCTTGTTGTCCGGCTCTACCAACACGACTATCCCAAAGAAGTGGTCGGCATGGTGCTGGTGGACGCGGGACATGAACTGGAAATGCGTCAGGCTGAATTTCGATTATTCGCGAATATCGAAAAATCAAGACTGCCCGCCATTCGCGCCATGACAATGCTGGGCATCTCACGCCTGATGGCGTCATATGACCAACTGCCGCCGCTGTTGATCGGACAGGAGGAGAAGGTCACTCGGGAGGTTCGCCCGATGCTGCGCGCCGGCTGGCTGCGGACCGGCTATTATTCCACCTTAAGCGATGAACACGACGGGCTGATTGAAACCCTGGAGCAAGTGCGCCATAGCGGTTCGCTCGGCGATCTTCCATTGGTCGTCGTCACGGCCACGGGCCCGACCTGGCGGCCGGATATGCCGGGCCAGGTGAACCCTGCCAAGTTCAGGAAAATGTGGGGGGATCTGCAGCAGGACCTGACCAAGCTCTCGACGAATAGCCGCCAGGTCTTTGCCGACCAAAGCGGTCACTTCATCCAATTCGATCAGCCGGCGCTCGTCAGCGAGACCATCCGCCAGATGGTCAGCACCATTCGTCAGCCATCAAAAAACCGGTAG